A single region of the Massilia sp. erpn genome encodes:
- the recC gene encoding exodeoxyribonuclease V subunit gamma, with amino-acid sequence MHASVTPGLLILHGNQLEQLRAAVFQWLRAHPLAPLETETFLVQSNGVAEWLKIALAEDAGVCAATRVALPARFLWETYRGMLGRERVPPISAFDKAPLTWRLMRLLPVLLADPVFAPLRHFLGDGDPERRLQLAERLADLFDQYQVYRADWLEDWAAGRDQLRTARGELAPLAEDQRWQGALWRAVIASVPEQERELGRASVHTEFLRAVASGAQPLGRLPRRIVLFGVSALPFQTLQALAALARFTQVMLAVPNPCQFYWGDIIEGRDLLRAAHRRQSLRNGVDLGQIPLEELHAHSHPLLAGWGRQGRDFIRMLDEFDSAAAAEGRSDSLRVDLFSEGEGATLLAQVQAAVRDLLPLSEHPQAPPPDSDRSIEFHVAHSVQREVEVLHDQLLAMFAASEAEGGPALRPRDVVVMVPDIDVFTAAIHAVFGQHKRSDARYIPFEIGDVNDRSVNPLLVALEWLLRLPQQRCRQSEVRDLLDVPALAARFGLAADDLPTLGLWIEGAGVRWGLDRQHREGLGLGPAGEQNAWIFGVRRMLLGYASGHGAAFNGIEPYGEVGGLDAALAGSLAQLVEALLHWRALLAQPRTPEAWGVQARALLAAFFKASDEGDRLMLAQLDETLNRWLETSAGAGFEEAVPLAVLREAWLGALDEPSLEHQFVSGGVTFCTLMPMRAVPFRVVCMLGMNDGDFPRRASKADFDLLALPGMARPGDRSRRDDDRYLMLEAVLAARDKLYISWVGRNVRDNSEQPPSVLLSQLFDYLKAGWQLDLGARTTEHALQPFSRRYFEAGGLLTYAGEWRAAHAADEAQALEAEGQLPPFEIDDSFRLKLNSLASFIRQPVKYFFRQRLGVVFGESALVGEDEEPFSLNALERYLLEDTMLDDGGADEDIADVRRGLEERAARLRREGVLPIGLIGEQWQEQLVDALEPVRYAWLALRARYPLAAPKLPVKLELAGLVLEDWVDQLRHDGSTTVWLAQISSKACDKDGWPRGEKLIPMWLRQLAAAAQGMPVTGFLVARDAIITMAPLDPAQARDQLAALAALWRAGMDAPLPTACKTALALVREGDPRAVYDGGFEVMGENEDLCLARLWPDFAALASMAEFADCSRELYGPLADWLQHAVTVDPMKEEGAA; translated from the coding sequence TCGCGCTGGCCGAAGATGCGGGCGTGTGCGCCGCCACCCGCGTGGCCTTGCCGGCCCGCTTCCTGTGGGAGACCTATCGCGGCATGCTGGGGCGCGAGCGGGTGCCGCCCATTTCCGCCTTCGACAAGGCGCCGCTGACCTGGCGCCTGATGCGCCTGTTGCCGGTGCTGCTGGCCGATCCCGTTTTCGCACCGCTGCGCCACTTCCTCGGCGACGGCGACCCGGAACGCCGCCTGCAACTGGCCGAGCGCCTGGCCGACTTGTTTGACCAGTACCAGGTCTACCGCGCCGATTGGCTGGAAGACTGGGCCGCCGGACGCGACCAGCTGCGCACTGCGCGCGGCGAACTGGCGCCGCTGGCCGAGGACCAGCGCTGGCAGGGCGCCTTGTGGCGCGCCGTGATCGCCAGCGTGCCGGAACAGGAGCGTGAGCTGGGCCGCGCTTCCGTGCACACCGAATTCCTGCGCGCCGTCGCCAGCGGAGCGCAGCCGCTGGGCCGCCTGCCGCGCCGCATTGTGCTGTTCGGCGTATCGGCCCTGCCGTTCCAGACCTTGCAGGCGCTGGCGGCGCTGGCCCGCTTCACCCAGGTGATGCTGGCCGTGCCCAATCCCTGCCAGTTCTATTGGGGCGACATCATCGAAGGGCGCGACCTGCTGCGCGCCGCCCACCGCCGCCAAAGCTTGCGCAATGGCGTCGACCTGGGCCAGATTCCGCTGGAAGAGCTGCATGCCCACAGCCATCCGCTGCTGGCGGGCTGGGGGCGCCAAGGCCGCGACTTCATCCGCATGCTCGATGAATTCGACAGCGCCGCCGCGGCCGAAGGGCGCAGCGACAGCCTGCGCGTGGACCTGTTCAGCGAAGGCGAGGGCGCCACCCTGCTGGCCCAGGTGCAGGCGGCGGTGCGTGACCTGCTGCCGCTGTCCGAGCATCCGCAGGCGCCGCCGCCCGACAGCGACCGCTCCATCGAATTCCATGTGGCGCATAGCGTGCAGCGCGAAGTCGAGGTGCTGCACGACCAGCTGCTCGCCATGTTTGCCGCCTCGGAGGCGGAAGGCGGGCCGGCGCTGCGGCCGCGCGACGTAGTGGTGATGGTGCCGGACATCGACGTCTTCACCGCCGCCATCCACGCTGTCTTCGGCCAGCACAAGCGCAGCGATGCGCGCTATATCCCGTTTGAAATCGGCGACGTCAACGACCGCAGCGTGAATCCGCTGCTGGTGGCGCTGGAATGGCTATTGCGTCTGCCGCAGCAGCGCTGCCGCCAGAGCGAGGTGCGCGACCTGCTGGACGTGCCGGCGCTGGCGGCGCGCTTCGGCTTGGCGGCCGACGACCTGCCGACGCTGGGCCTGTGGATCGAAGGCGCCGGCGTGCGCTGGGGCCTGGACCGCCAGCACCGCGAAGGCCTGGGCCTGGGGCCGGCCGGCGAGCAGAATGCCTGGATTTTCGGCGTGCGCCGCATGCTGCTGGGCTATGCCAGCGGCCATGGCGCGGCCTTCAACGGCATCGAGCCGTATGGCGAAGTGGGCGGGCTGGATGCGGCCCTGGCCGGCTCGCTCGCTCAGTTGGTGGAAGCCCTGCTGCACTGGCGCGCGCTGCTGGCCCAGCCGCGCACGCCGGAAGCGTGGGGCGTGCAGGCGCGCGCCCTGCTGGCGGCCTTCTTCAAGGCCAGCGACGAAGGCGACCGCCTGATGCTGGCACAGCTGGATGAAACCCTGAACCGCTGGCTGGAAACCAGCGCCGGCGCCGGCTTCGAGGAAGCCGTGCCGCTGGCCGTGCTGCGCGAGGCCTGGCTGGGCGCGCTGGACGAGCCGTCGCTGGAACACCAGTTCGTGTCCGGCGGCGTGACCTTCTGCACCCTGATGCCGATGCGCGCCGTGCCTTTCCGCGTGGTCTGCATGCTGGGCATGAACGATGGCGATTTTCCGCGCCGCGCCAGCAAAGCTGACTTCGACCTGCTGGCCTTGCCCGGCATGGCGCGTCCCGGCGACCGCTCGCGCCGCGACGACGACCGCTATCTGATGCTGGAAGCCGTCCTGGCCGCGCGCGACAAGCTGTATATCAGCTGGGTGGGCCGCAATGTGCGCGACAACAGCGAGCAGCCGCCGTCGGTGCTGCTGTCGCAGCTCTTCGATTACCTGAAGGCGGGCTGGCAGCTGGACCTGGGCGCGCGCACCACCGAACACGCCTTGCAGCCTTTCAGCCGCCGCTATTTCGAGGCCGGCGGCCTGCTCACCTATGCCGGCGAATGGCGCGCCGCCCACGCAGCCGACGAGGCGCAGGCACTGGAAGCGGAGGGACAGCTGCCGCCTTTCGAGATCGACGACAGCTTCCGCCTCAAGTTGAACAGCCTGGCCAGCTTCATCCGCCAGCCAGTCAAATACTTCTTCCGCCAGCGCCTGGGCGTGGTGTTCGGCGAATCGGCCCTGGTGGGCGAGGACGAGGAACCGTTCTCGCTGAATGCGCTGGAACGCTATCTGCTGGAAGACACCATGCTCGATGACGGCGGCGCCGACGAAGACATCGCCGACGTGCGCCGTGGCCTGGAAGAGCGCGCAGCGCGGCTCCGGCGCGAGGGCGTGCTGCCGATCGGCCTGATCGGCGAACAGTGGCAGGAACAGCTGGTCGATGCACTGGAGCCGGTGCGCTACGCCTGGCTGGCGCTGCGCGCGCGCTATCCGCTGGCCGCCCCCAAGCTGCCGGTCAAGCTGGAACTGGCGGGCCTGGTGCTGGAGGACTGGGTCGATCAGTTGCGCCACGACGGGTCCACCACGGTATGGCTGGCGCAGATCTCGTCCAAGGCTTGCGACAAGGATGGCTGGCCGCGCGGCGAAAAGCTGATTCCCATGTGGCTGCGCCAACTGGCCGCCGCCGCGCAAGGCATGCCCGTCACCGGCTTCCTGGTGGCGCGCGACGCCATCATCACCATGGCCCCGCTTGATCCGGCCCAGGCGCGCGACCAGTTGGCGGCGCTGGCCGCGCTGTGGCGCGCCGGGATGGATGCGCCCCTGCCCACGGCCTGCAAGACGGCGCTGGCCCTGGTGCGCGAAGGCGATCCGCGCGCCGTGTACGACGGCGGTTTCGAGGTGATGGGCGAGAACGAGGATTTGTGCCTGGCGCGCCTGTGGCCCGATTTCGCCGCCCTGGCGTCGATGGCGGAATTCGCCGACTGCTCGCGCGAGCTGTACGGCCCGTTGGCCGACTGGCTGCAGCATGCGGTGACGGTCGATCCCATGAAAGAGGAGGGCGCGGCATGA
- the recB gene encoding exodeoxyribonuclease V subunit beta produces MSQQLLPASFPLHGSRLIEASAGTGKTWTIAALYLRLVLGHGGGDAYPRPLLPSQILVMTFTRAATRELSNRVRERLVEAAAYFRGQGAGSDPYLDQLLESCADDSARQQAAHRLTLAAETMDEAAIFTIDAWCQRMLREHAFDSANLFDEELVSDEAALFEDAVHDYWRQQVYPLGADVLQSLLECWPDVDALKRSVRELVRRVAAVGAAGGETLAALIRREQNEQMLKLAGLKEDWYERANRMEQWILAQRAEAPKCFNGVKMKPESVAKWFEALRNWAADPRQLRPDINDTAWRRLRPDGIADACAKGFSPIVPDDFDAVAALEEALSAIEPLAHALYRHAAASIAQRMSELKRRNRQFGFADMLERLKQALEGGNGAALRKRITEQYPVAMVDEFQDTAPSQYRIFDLLYRVEQNDPTLGLFLIGDPKQSIYGFRGADIHSYLAARRATAGRHYQLGTNYRSSAAVVQAVNRIFLHAEGGPEGEPGAPAGFPRGAFRFRRDGANPLPFDAVAAAGRKEVLVDSQGALPALTVACNPADDLRADGYRDFFAQHCAEHIANLLNDGRAGFEDAQGWQRLQPADIAVLVRDRREAAAIRQALLRRKVPSVYLSDKDSVLDSDEAADVLRWLTALANPLDGALARAAFATRTINLPLAELARLSADELAWEKRVEQLKALHVVWQRQGVLAMLRRFIHELRLPAAMLAQPGGERRLTNLLHLAELLQSASRQLDGEQALIRWLAEQIDSESEGGDERVLRLESDAELVKVVTVHKSKGLEYPLVYLPFAVTARKVEKRNRSFLEYTDDEGVRHLDLGRSDAALAAADEARLAEDLRLMYVALTRARHFLWLGVAALAARKAGESTLHESALGYLLAGGAALPASRLGEYWQQLRGDCGDIGLRMPEPQQGLTLFGRVEQAPPLIDPRPFSGSFERDWSVGSFTSLARRTAAPGYGVAAQPTAPVPRDALQEKLLEQDDEQALGGGAVAALRAEDAPWHRFPRGSVPGNFLHEQLEWIGQEGFGSVHHATFETRLGKRIERAGWGNRLDDALAWLRSAVTTPLPPLGAALDGIGPVLSEMEFWFPSERLRTGALDRLCRVHLLDGLVRPALPERELHGMLKGFCDLVFEHEGRYWLLDYKSNALGSGDAAYHKQALAVGMAEHRYDIQGAIYLLALHRLLRSRLGESYDPASQLGGAIFYFLRGVGNAQTRGCYVLEAQAGLLDGLEALLGDRVETEREYDE; encoded by the coding sequence ATGAGCCAGCAACTGTTGCCCGCCAGCTTTCCCCTGCATGGTTCGCGCCTGATCGAGGCTAGCGCCGGCACTGGCAAGACCTGGACCATCGCCGCCCTGTATCTGCGCCTGGTGCTGGGGCATGGCGGCGGCGATGCGTATCCGCGTCCGCTGCTGCCTTCGCAGATCCTGGTGATGACCTTTACCCGCGCCGCCACGCGCGAGCTGTCCAACCGCGTGCGCGAGCGCCTGGTGGAGGCGGCCGCCTACTTCCGCGGCCAGGGCGCGGGCAGCGATCCCTATCTGGACCAGCTGCTCGAATCCTGCGCCGACGACAGCGCGCGCCAGCAGGCCGCGCACCGCCTGACGCTGGCCGCCGAGACGATGGACGAAGCGGCCATCTTCACCATCGATGCCTGGTGCCAGCGCATGCTGCGCGAACATGCTTTCGACAGCGCCAACCTGTTCGACGAGGAACTGGTGAGCGACGAGGCGGCCCTGTTCGAGGATGCAGTGCACGACTACTGGCGCCAGCAGGTCTATCCGCTGGGCGCGGACGTGCTGCAGTCGTTGCTGGAATGCTGGCCCGACGTCGATGCGCTGAAGCGCTCGGTGCGCGAGCTGGTGCGGCGCGTGGCGGCGGTGGGCGCGGCCGGCGGCGAAACGCTGGCGGCCCTGATCCGGCGCGAGCAGAACGAGCAGATGCTCAAGCTGGCGGGCTTGAAGGAAGACTGGTACGAGCGCGCCAACCGCATGGAGCAATGGATTCTGGCGCAGCGCGCCGAGGCGCCGAAATGCTTCAACGGCGTCAAGATGAAGCCGGAGTCGGTGGCGAAATGGTTCGAAGCGCTGCGCAACTGGGCCGCCGATCCGCGCCAGTTGCGGCCCGACATAAACGATACGGCATGGCGCCGCCTGCGCCCGGACGGCATCGCTGACGCTTGCGCCAAGGGTTTCAGCCCCATCGTGCCGGACGATTTCGATGCGGTGGCGGCACTGGAAGAAGCACTGTCCGCCATCGAACCGCTGGCCCATGCGCTGTACCGCCACGCGGCGGCCAGTATCGCCCAGCGTATGAGCGAGCTGAAACGGCGCAACCGCCAGTTCGGCTTCGCCGACATGCTGGAGCGGCTCAAGCAGGCGCTGGAAGGCGGCAATGGCGCTGCGCTGCGCAAGCGCATCACCGAACAGTATCCGGTCGCCATGGTGGACGAATTCCAGGATACGGCGCCCAGTCAGTACCGCATCTTCGACCTGCTGTACCGCGTGGAGCAGAACGATCCCACGCTTGGCCTGTTCCTGATCGGCGATCCGAAGCAGTCGATTTACGGCTTCCGCGGCGCCGACATCCACAGCTATCTGGCGGCGCGGCGCGCCACCGCAGGACGGCATTACCAGCTCGGTACCAACTACCGCTCCAGCGCCGCCGTGGTGCAGGCCGTGAACCGCATCTTCCTGCATGCCGAAGGCGGGCCGGAAGGAGAACCGGGGGCGCCTGCCGGCTTCCCGCGCGGCGCTTTCCGCTTCCGCCGCGACGGCGCCAATCCGCTGCCGTTCGACGCGGTGGCGGCAGCCGGGCGCAAAGAGGTGCTGGTCGATAGCCAGGGCGCCTTGCCGGCCCTGACGGTGGCCTGCAATCCGGCCGACGATCTGCGCGCCGATGGCTACCGCGACTTCTTCGCCCAGCACTGCGCCGAGCATATCGCCAACCTGCTCAACGACGGTCGTGCCGGTTTCGAGGATGCGCAGGGCTGGCAGCGCCTGCAGCCGGCCGATATCGCCGTGCTGGTGCGCGACCGGCGCGAGGCGGCAGCCATCCGCCAAGCACTGTTGCGGCGCAAAGTGCCGAGCGTCTACCTGTCGGACAAGGATTCGGTGCTGGACAGCGACGAGGCGGCCGATGTGCTGCGCTGGCTGACGGCGCTGGCTAATCCGCTCGATGGCGCCCTGGCGCGCGCCGCTTTCGCCACCCGCACCATCAATCTGCCGCTGGCCGAGCTGGCGCGCCTCTCGGCCGACGAGCTGGCGTGGGAAAAGCGCGTGGAGCAGTTGAAGGCGCTGCATGTGGTGTGGCAGCGCCAGGGCGTGCTGGCCATGCTGCGCCGCTTCATCCACGAGCTGCGCCTGCCGGCCGCCATGCTGGCCCAGCCCGGCGGCGAGCGGCGCCTGACCAATCTGCTGCATCTGGCCGAGCTGCTGCAAAGCGCCAGCCGCCAGCTGGACGGCGAGCAGGCGCTGATTCGCTGGCTGGCCGAGCAGATCGACAGCGAGAGCGAGGGGGGCGACGAGCGTGTGCTGCGGCTGGAATCGGATGCGGAGCTGGTGAAAGTCGTCACCGTGCACAAGTCCAAGGGGCTGGAGTATCCGCTGGTGTATCTGCCCTTTGCTGTCACGGCGCGCAAGGTGGAAAAGCGCAACCGCAGCTTCCTCGAATACACCGACGACGAAGGCGTGCGCCATCTGGACCTGGGCCGCTCCGACGCCGCCCTGGCGGCAGCCGATGAGGCGCGTCTGGCGGAAGATCTGCGGCTGATGTATGTGGCGCTGACCCGCGCCCGCCATTTCCTGTGGCTGGGCGTGGCCGCGCTGGCGGCGCGCAAGGCCGGCGAAAGCACGCTGCACGAGTCGGCGCTGGGCTATCTGCTGGCGGGCGGCGCGGCGCTGCCGGCCAGCCGCCTGGGCGAATACTGGCAGCAGCTGCGCGGCGACTGCGGCGATATCGGCCTGCGCATGCCGGAGCCGCAGCAGGGCCTGACCCTGTTCGGCCGAGTGGAGCAGGCGCCGCCCCTGATCGATCCGCGCCCATTCAGCGGCAGTTTCGAGCGCGATTGGAGCGTGGGCAGCTTCACCTCGCTGGCGCGGCGCACAGCCGCTCCGGGATATGGGGTGGCGGCACAGCCAACGGCGCCCGTGCCGCGCGACGCCTTGCAGGAAAAGCTGCTGGAACAGGACGATGAGCAGGCGCTGGGCGGTGGCGCCGTCGCCGCGCTGCGTGCCGAAGATGCGCCCTGGCACCGCTTCCCGCGCGGCTCGGTGCCGGGCAATTTCCTGCACGAGCAGCTGGAGTGGATCGGCCAGGAAGGTTTCGGCAGCGTGCATCACGCCACCTTCGAAACCCGCCTCGGCAAGCGCATCGAACGCGCCGGCTGGGGCAACCGCCTGGACGATGCGTTGGCCTGGCTGCGCAGCGCCGTCACCACGCCGCTGCCGCCTTTGGGCGCGGCGCTGGACGGCATCGGCCCCGTGCTGTCGGAGATGGAGTTCTGGTTCCCCAGCGAGCGCCTGCGCACCGGGGCGCTGGACCGCCTGTGCCGCGTCCACCTGCTGGATGGGCTGGTGCGTCCGGCGCTGCCCGAGCGCGAGCTGCATGGCATGCTGAAAGGTTTCTGCGACCTGGTGTTCGAACATGAGGGCCGCTACTGGCTGCTGGACTACAAGTCGAATGCGCTGGGCAGCGGCGACGCGGCCTACCACAAGCAGGCGCTGGCCGTCGGCATGGCCGAACACCGCTATGACATCCAAGGCGCGATCTATCTGCTGGCCCTGCACCGCCTGCTGCGCAGCCGCCTGGGCGAGTCCTACGATCCGGCGTCGCAGCTGGGCGGGGCCATCTTCTACTTCCTGCGCGGCGTGGGCAATGCGCAGACGCGCGGCTGCTATGTGCTGGAAGCGCAGGCCGGCCTGCTCGATGGGCTGGAAGCGCTGCTGGGCGACAGGGTGGAAACGGAGCGAGAGTATGATGAATAG